One Bacilli bacterium DNA window includes the following coding sequences:
- a CDS encoding S41 family peptidase gives MLTRIKKACAVAILAVLLQLSLMPLNVFGEQTEQAVNDQVYELLTQYHVSGVTESNFPESDVNTMLEKLNDPYTQYFSPDEWQSFANGLENQYVGIGVRLGEDNKGFYVIEVFPGSPAVSAGIQKGDYIAAVEGKKTAGQKLDDLVAAITGPEGTTVHITIERSGKLADYAITRKQITVPVLDAMLFPGGIGYIAVTDFSSDADEKFAAVLANWREKGMKSLVIDLRYNPGGLLDTAANMFKSFVPVGTLIQTKGRDGISSKLTVSGGQRIGVPVYILVNEYSASASEILTGALQDYKLAQVIGVQTFGKGSVQSIFPLADGGVLKITVEEYLTPHGRKVNGIGLKPDITVYSDTAQTITALRLAGLRDINLKLTDHETEINGKAFLERFPTIEANHSEYVPSRILAALVGADVAWDGKTKAVTLAENGTVRQFKLSDASLKLQDGVSFIDAQAFAAAYPEFAWSKQQNILQLSAREGK, from the coding sequence ATGTTAACCCGTATCAAAAAAGCTTGTGCCGTTGCCATTTTGGCCGTATTGCTGCAGCTTTCGCTTATGCCGCTAAACGTTTTCGGCGAACAAACAGAACAAGCGGTAAATGATCAGGTGTATGAACTGTTGACTCAGTACCATGTGAGCGGCGTAACGGAAAGCAATTTTCCCGAATCCGATGTTAATACGATGCTGGAAAAGCTGAACGACCCGTACACGCAATATTTTTCGCCGGATGAATGGCAGTCGTTTGCGAACGGACTGGAAAATCAGTATGTCGGCATCGGCGTTCGTTTGGGAGAGGACAATAAAGGCTTTTATGTCATCGAAGTGTTTCCCGGTTCGCCTGCCGTTTCCGCCGGCATCCAAAAAGGCGATTATATCGCGGCGGTGGAAGGCAAAAAAACCGCCGGCCAAAAACTGGACGATCTGGTGGCCGCGATTACCGGACCGGAAGGCACAACCGTACATATTACGATCGAGCGTTCCGGAAAATTGGCCGATTACGCGATTACCCGCAAACAGATTACAGTGCCCGTGTTGGATGCGATGCTGTTTCCCGGGGGTATCGGATATATCGCCGTGACCGATTTTTCCAGCGACGCGGACGAGAAATTTGCCGCCGTTCTTGCGAATTGGCGGGAAAAAGGCATGAAATCGCTCGTGATTGATCTTCGCTACAATCCAGGCGGGCTGTTGGACACCGCCGCCAACATGTTCAAGTCGTTTGTGCCGGTCGGTACGCTCATCCAGACCAAAGGCCGCGACGGGATCAGCAGCAAATTGACGGTTTCGGGAGGCCAAAGAATCGGCGTACCCGTCTATATACTGGTGAACGAATACAGCGCCAGCGCTTCGGAAATATTGACCGGAGCGCTGCAGGACTATAAATTGGCGCAGGTCATCGGCGTCCAAACATTTGGCAAAGGCAGCGTGCAATCGATTTTTCCGCTTGCGGACGGCGGCGTGCTGAAAATAACCGTGGAAGAGTATTTGACGCCACACGGCCGCAAAGTAAACGGAATCGGCTTAAAGCCGGATATCACCGTATACAGCGACACGGCGCAAACAATCACCGCGTTGCGGCTTGCCGGTTTGCGGGATATTAATCTGAAACTGACCGACCACGAAACGGAAATTAACGGCAAAGCGTTTCTCGAAAGATTTCCCACCATTGAGGCGAACCATTCGGAATATGTGCCATCGCGGATTTTGGCCGCGCTTGTCGGCGCCGACGTTGCCTGGGACGGAAAGACGAAAGCGGTCACGCTTGCGGAAAACGGCACCGTTCGGCAGTTTAAACTGTCCGACGCTTCACTGAAATTGCAGGACGGCGTGAGCTTCATTGATGCGCAGGCGTTTGCCGCGGCATATCCCGAGTTTGCCTGGTCCAAACAGCAAAATATTTTGCAGCTTAGCGCTCGCGAAGGGAAATAA
- the mutS gene encoding DNA mismatch repair protein MutS, producing MAHNAPATLDHHLAEAQYTPMMQQYLAIKKEVPDAFLFFRLGDFYELFFEDAILASRELEITLTGRDAGVEERVPMCGVPYHSVDNYIAKLIEKGYKVAICEQVEDPKSAKGVVRREIIRIVTPGTVMESNSLAESANNYIAALAEEGEQFGIAICDLSTGELHVTSVPATAENLADELNAFMPSELLGDARLLNRAEAVLSAFSRRAVATEWTAERAELLQAHFAAPQLAPLNEAKRRAVCLLISYLHETQKRSLDHIRHIRVYEPQHYMVLDPFTRRNLELTETIRDRAKTGSLLWLLDRTVTSMGGRLLKRWVDKPLLSAERITKRLNAVDYLFHNLIAREELRQALKEVYDLERLAGRVAFGTANARDLLALKLSLRQIPGIMRLCRESGCQTLIALVADLDDCADIADWIEAAIVDDPPVSVRDGGMIKPGYNAYLDKLKEASAGGKQWIAQLEKQERELTGIKSLKLGFNKVFGYYIEVTKANLAQLPEGRYERKQTLANAERFVTKELKEKESLILEAEEKMVDLEYELFVELRQQIAGQIARLQRLGAAVAEVDAYQSLAEASVAGRFVRPEIAADDALMIVEGRHPVVEAVLTNGKFVGNDTRLNHEDGSIMLITGPNMAGKSTYMRQVALIVIMAQIGCFVPAQKATVPLIDRIFTRIGAADDLVGGQSTFMVEMKDIQTMTEKATGKSLVIIDELGRGTSTGEGMAIAQAVIEYLHDHIGCKTLVSTHFHELAHLEQSLPQLRNYRMAVREDDGNVTFLRKLVKGAADTSYGIYCARIAGLPESLIERAYQILQQYAGAKSAASRETFAKAPENAAEEVVQMSWFVGQEDAQAPHKGKPKKGKEANIDSHALKTLEKLKALDLMNMTPLQAMNVLYELKQQICLKI from the coding sequence ATGGCTCATAATGCTCCCGCAACGCTTGACCATCATTTGGCGGAAGCGCAATATACGCCGATGATGCAGCAATATTTGGCAATCAAAAAAGAAGTGCCCGACGCTTTTCTGTTTTTCCGGCTGGGCGATTTTTACGAACTGTTTTTTGAGGATGCGATTTTGGCTTCGCGCGAACTGGAGATCACGCTGACTGGCAGAGACGCCGGTGTTGAAGAGCGTGTCCCGATGTGCGGAGTGCCTTATCATTCCGTCGATAATTACATAGCAAAATTGATCGAAAAAGGTTATAAAGTGGCGATTTGCGAACAGGTGGAAGACCCGAAATCGGCCAAAGGGGTCGTCCGCCGCGAGATCATTCGAATCGTCACGCCGGGAACAGTCATGGAAAGCAACTCGTTGGCGGAATCCGCCAACAATTATATCGCCGCGCTCGCGGAAGAAGGCGAGCAATTCGGCATAGCGATTTGCGATCTGTCGACCGGCGAATTGCATGTTACGTCCGTCCCCGCTACGGCCGAAAATTTGGCTGACGAGCTGAACGCCTTCATGCCGTCCGAACTGTTGGGCGACGCCAGGCTTTTGAACCGGGCGGAGGCTGTCCTGAGCGCCTTTAGCAGACGCGCGGTGGCCACGGAGTGGACGGCCGAGCGGGCGGAATTGTTGCAGGCGCACTTTGCCGCGCCGCAGCTTGCGCCGCTCAATGAAGCTAAACGGCGCGCCGTCTGTTTGCTGATTTCGTATCTGCACGAAACGCAAAAGCGCTCCCTCGACCATATCCGGCATATCCGCGTTTACGAACCGCAGCACTATATGGTGCTGGACCCGTTCACCAGGCGCAATCTGGAGTTGACGGAAACAATCCGCGACCGCGCCAAAACAGGCTCGCTGTTATGGCTTTTGGACCGCACCGTCACATCGATGGGCGGGCGGCTGCTCAAACGGTGGGTTGACAAACCGCTGCTTAGCGCGGAGCGGATTACCAAGAGGCTTAACGCGGTCGATTATTTGTTCCATAATTTGATTGCCCGCGAAGAGCTGCGCCAAGCGCTGAAAGAAGTTTACGACCTGGAGCGGTTGGCGGGGCGCGTCGCGTTCGGCACGGCGAATGCGCGCGATTTGCTGGCGCTCAAGCTCTCCTTGCGGCAAATCCCCGGGATCATGCGGCTGTGCCGCGAATCTGGCTGCCAGACGCTAATTGCGCTTGTTGCCGACCTTGATGATTGCGCGGATATCGCGGACTGGATCGAAGCGGCGATCGTGGACGATCCGCCGGTATCCGTAAGGGATGGCGGAATGATCAAGCCCGGATACAACGCGTATTTGGACAAGCTTAAGGAAGCGAGCGCCGGCGGCAAACAGTGGATCGCGCAATTGGAAAAACAAGAGCGTGAACTGACCGGCATCAAGTCGCTTAAACTTGGATTCAACAAAGTGTTCGGCTATTATATCGAGGTGACGAAAGCCAATTTGGCGCAGTTGCCGGAAGGGCGTTACGAGCGCAAACAAACATTGGCGAATGCCGAACGCTTTGTGACGAAGGAACTGAAAGAAAAAGAGTCGTTAATTCTCGAAGCGGAAGAAAAAATGGTCGATCTCGAATACGAATTGTTTGTCGAGCTTAGGCAGCAAATCGCCGGGCAAATCGCCCGCTTGCAGCGTTTGGGCGCCGCTGTGGCGGAAGTGGACGCCTATCAATCGCTGGCGGAAGCGAGCGTTGCGGGAAGATTTGTCCGTCCCGAGATTGCCGCGGACGATGCACTCATGATCGTGGAAGGGCGCCATCCCGTCGTCGAAGCGGTTTTGACAAACGGCAAATTCGTCGGCAACGATACGCGGCTGAACCATGAGGACGGCAGCATCATGCTGATCACGGGGCCGAACATGGCCGGGAAAAGCACCTATATGCGGCAGGTTGCCCTGATCGTCATCATGGCGCAAATCGGCTGTTTCGTGCCCGCGCAAAAAGCAACAGTGCCGCTAATCGATCGAATCTTCACGCGGATTGGCGCGGCCGATGATCTGGTCGGCGGCCAAAGCACGTTCATGGTGGAGATGAAAGATATTCAGACCATGACCGAAAAAGCGACGGGCAAAAGCCTCGTCATTATCGATGAACTCGGACGCGGCACGTCTACGGGCGAAGGCATGGCGATCGCCCAGGCGGTGATTGAATATCTGCATGACCATATCGGCTGCAAAACATTGGTGTCGACGCATTTTCACGAACTCGCCCATCTGGAACAAAGTTTGCCGCAATTGCGCAACTACCGGATGGCGGTGCGGGAAGATGACGGCAATGTAACTTTTTTGCGCAAGCTGGTCAAAGGCGCGGCCGACACCAGCTACGGCATCTATTGCGCCCGTATCGCCGGGCTGCCGGAATCGCTTATCGAGCGGGCCTATCAAATCCTGCAGCAGTATGCCGGGGCGAAATCCGCCGCATCGCGCGAAACTTTCGCCAAGGCGCCGGAAAACGCGGCGGAAGAAGTCGTGCAGATGAGTTGGTTCGTCGGGCAGGAAGACGCACAAGCGCCGCACAAGGGTAAACCCAAAAAGGGCAAGGAGGCGAACATCGACTCACACGCGCTAAAGACGCTCGAGAAGCTGAAAGCGCTCGATTTGATGAATATGACTCCGCTGCAAGCAATGAATGTGCTTTATGAACTCAAGCAGCAAATTTGCCTGAAAATCTGA
- a CDS encoding outer spore coat protein CotE, whose translation MSIADKETECREIITKAVCGKGRRFSQVTHTITPPNKPSSILGAWIINHQYEAAKSGDGIEVSGTYDIDVWYSYDKNSKTDVAKETITYVEHVPLSYLDPKFRSSTEEVSAEAVQEPNCVEASISASGNGVNIRVEKEFHVEMIAETKVCVLVCPGGCDDLADKDFDFHESSEDGDFEDLDGDLLDIEEET comes from the coding sequence ATGTCAATTGCCGATAAAGAAACGGAATGCAGAGAGATCATAACAAAAGCGGTTTGCGGCAAAGGGCGTCGTTTTTCCCAAGTCACCCACACGATAACGCCGCCGAACAAACCGTCCAGCATTCTCGGCGCATGGATCATCAATCACCAGTATGAAGCGGCAAAGTCCGGCGACGGTATTGAGGTAAGCGGCACTTATGATATTGACGTCTGGTATTCTTACGACAAAAATTCCAAGACCGACGTGGCCAAAGAAACGATTACGTATGTGGAACATGTCCCGCTCTCTTACCTTGACCCGAAATTCAGATCCAGTACGGAAGAAGTCAGCGCGGAAGCCGTACAAGAGCCTAACTGCGTCGAGGCCAGCATCTCCGCATCGGGCAACGGCGTCAACATTCGCGTCGAAAAGGAATTTCACGTGGAAATGATCGCCGAAACCAAAGTATGCGTGCTGGTATGCCCGGGCGGGTGCGATGATCTTGCCGATAAAGATTTCGATTTCCATGAATCGTCGGAAGACGGCGATTTTGAAGATTTGGATGGTGATTTGCTGGATATCGAAGAGGAGACTTGA
- a CDS encoding SDR family oxidoreductase: MPVLTKLSQQTPFPPQHQNRQPGIESVMEPRPVYDRPNYRGSGKLQDKVAIITGGDSGQGRAVAVAFAKEGADVAIVYLNEHSDAEETKRAVAQSGRRCLALAGDIGHESFCRHVVEQTVEHFGKLDILVNNAAEQYVQNSLEDITTEQLEKTFRTNFYSVFFLTKAALPHMKPGSAIINAASLTAYEGNEQLIDYSATKGAIVAFTRSLSKSLHSRGIRVNGVCPGNIWTPLIPASFPAEQVANWGAKTPMKRAGQPCEVAPAYVFLASEDASYMSGQFLHINGGVVING; encoded by the coding sequence ATGCCTGTTTTAACCAAACTCTCGCAACAAACGCCGTTTCCGCCGCAGCACCAAAATAGGCAGCCTGGCATCGAGTCGGTGATGGAGCCGCGGCCCGTTTACGATCGTCCGAATTACCGCGGCAGCGGAAAATTGCAAGACAAAGTGGCGATCATCACCGGCGGCGACAGCGGGCAAGGCCGGGCGGTGGCGGTGGCTTTTGCCAAGGAAGGCGCGGATGTTGCCATCGTCTATTTAAACGAGCATAGCGATGCGGAGGAAACGAAGCGCGCGGTTGCCCAGTCGGGGCGCCGCTGCCTTGCCCTTGCCGGCGACATCGGCCATGAATCGTTTTGCCGGCATGTGGTGGAGCAAACCGTGGAACATTTTGGCAAGCTGGACATTCTGGTCAACAACGCGGCGGAACAATACGTGCAAAACAGCCTGGAGGACATAACCACGGAACAGCTGGAAAAAACGTTCCGCACCAACTTCTACTCCGTTTTTTTCCTCACCAAAGCGGCGCTGCCGCATATGAAACCGGGCAGCGCCATTATTAACGCCGCGTCGCTTACCGCATATGAAGGAAATGAGCAACTAATCGACTACTCCGCAACCAAGGGAGCGATCGTTGCTTTCACCCGTTCATTGTCCAAATCTTTGCACAGTCGCGGAATTCGCGTGAATGGGGTATGTCCGGGCAATATTTGGACGCCGTTAATCCCCGCGTCTTTTCCGGCTGAACAAGTGGCCAATTGGGGCGCCAAAACGCCGATGAAGCGGGCCGGGCAGCCTTGCGAAGTCGCGCCGGCTTACGTTTTTCTCGCTTCCGAAGACGCGTCTTATATGTCCGGTCAATTTTTGCATATCAATGGCGGAGTCGTGATAAACGGCTAA
- a CDS encoding thiamine pyrophosphate-binding protein has protein sequence MDTEIQRNVASRRVAEAILEQLDICGVRRVYGVVGDAIFGLMDAISRQSAIRFVAVKHESVAALMASAEAKCTGNMGVCAAQAGPGLANLLNGLGAAFLDGVPVLAITGQVPGDKIGTRYKQYIHQQELVRAVTGFSELAVHPDAVMRSLTAAVRTAKTLETAAHLAIPADVWNLPTVVPPGKPASAIAGAPDTAQLEQILEVMRQAKRPMIMVGPKARPAAEAIGQLAEAWGSGIALGYGATGVMPDSAPLALGGLGEGGNPYLTGRFKQADAVLLIETDWWPDGQTPTEAIMIRIVGSQAKLATELPVAFSIVGDPALIAAYLAKELALKSGNAGWVRQLKQCKQTWAEMNEREGLTAVFPFHPSRIIRAIERSVAPDAVIAVDEGDSTLWFLRNFRARRQRILLSENWRTMGYGLPAALAAKCCLPQRQVVCITGDGGLAMVLADLLTAVRYRLNIVVIVLNNGSLQMERNKMTARGLNPEGTQVINPDFVKLAESCGWSACRVEEAEDLERLLRASLASSKPVLLDVPTAQAPYPDYPLS, from the coding sequence ATGGACACGGAAATTCAGCGGAACGTCGCTTCCCGGCGCGTAGCCGAAGCGATTCTGGAACAGCTTGATATATGCGGCGTCAGGCGCGTTTACGGTGTGGTCGGAGACGCCATTTTCGGCTTGATGGATGCGATCTCCAGGCAAAGCGCGATTCGGTTTGTCGCGGTAAAACATGAATCGGTTGCCGCGTTAATGGCTTCCGCCGAAGCAAAATGCACCGGCAATATGGGAGTTTGCGCCGCGCAAGCGGGCCCGGGCCTGGCAAACTTGTTGAACGGATTGGGCGCCGCCTTTCTGGACGGAGTTCCGGTATTGGCCATCACCGGGCAAGTCCCGGGCGACAAAATCGGCACCCGCTACAAGCAGTATATCCATCAACAGGAACTGGTACGGGCGGTGACGGGATTTTCCGAGCTCGCCGTCCATCCCGATGCCGTGATGCGCTCCCTTACCGCCGCGGTTCGCACCGCCAAAACGCTGGAGACGGCGGCCCATTTGGCGATACCGGCTGATGTTTGGAACTTGCCCACAGTCGTTCCGCCTGGCAAACCGGCTTCGGCGATTGCAGGCGCGCCGGATACGGCGCAGCTTGAGCAAATACTTGAAGTAATGCGTCAGGCGAAACGCCCGATGATCATGGTCGGACCCAAGGCGCGTCCCGCAGCGGAGGCCATCGGGCAATTGGCGGAAGCCTGGGGCAGCGGCATCGCGTTAGGCTACGGAGCGACCGGGGTTATGCCCGATAGTGCGCCGTTGGCGCTGGGCGGATTGGGGGAAGGGGGAAATCCGTATCTTACCGGCCGGTTTAAGCAAGCGGACGCGGTCTTGCTGATTGAAACCGATTGGTGGCCGGATGGCCAAACTCCAACCGAAGCCATTATGATCCGGATCGTTGGCAGCCAGGCAAAGCTGGCAACCGAACTGCCGGTTGCTTTCAGCATCGTCGGGGATCCCGCGCTGATTGCGGCATATCTCGCCAAGGAACTTGCTTTAAAAAGCGGCAACGCCGGGTGGGTACGGCAGCTCAAGCAATGCAAACAGACGTGGGCGGAAATGAATGAGCGGGAAGGCTTGACTGCCGTTTTTCCGTTTCATCCTTCGCGAATCATCCGCGCGATTGAGCGGAGCGTGGCGCCGGATGCCGTCATTGCTGTGGATGAAGGCGACTCGACTTTGTGGTTTTTGCGAAACTTCCGCGCGCGGCGGCAACGTATATTGTTGTCCGAAAACTGGCGAACGATGGGCTATGGGCTTCCCGCGGCATTGGCCGCGAAGTGCTGCCTGCCGCAGCGGCAAGTCGTTTGCATAACCGGGGACGGCGGATTGGCGATGGTATTGGCCGATCTTCTGACCGCCGTGCGTTACCGTTTGAATATCGTTGTGATTGTCCTGAATAACGGCTCGCTGCAAATGGAGCGCAACAAAATGACGGCAAGGGGGCTTAACCCGGAAGGGACGCAAGTCATTAATCCGGATTTCGTCAAGCTTGCCGAAAGCTGCGGATGGTCCGCTTGCCGCGTGGAGGAGGCGGAAGACCTGGAGCGATTGTTGCGCGCTTCGCTTGCTTCATCCAAGCCGGTTTTGCTTGATGTTCCCACGGCCCAGGCGCCTTATCCCGACTATCCGCTATCGTGA
- a CDS encoding carboxypeptidase M32 produces the protein MVDQTLKNVLAGFHDLQAKIKSYEEAIALMEWDLRTGAPKKGVEGRSEVIGQLSAEMFRLTVSGEMGGYLDRLAEPETNAGLTEIDRRAVAELKREYSYNKKIPPEKYQAYVVLKAQAESVWEDAKRNSDFAAFKPYLEKIVAMKQEFVELWGYEGNKYNTLLDMYEPGMTVAELDRVFQTVREKTVPLVSAIKDARDKPDTAFLRKPYDKAKQREFCLFIMKQMGFDFTAGRLDESVHPFATGLNPGDVRITTHFKPQDITFALFGTIHETGHALYEQNISPNLRGTVLSAGASMGIHESQSRFWENMIGASLPFWRRYFGDLQKLFPEQLSGVSVEQFYRAVNAATPSLIRIEADELTYNLHIMVRYELEKALINGELQVADLPAAWNAKYTEYLGVTPQNDAEGVLQDVHWSGGDFGYFPSYALGNMYAAQIMHTLRKAIPDLDTLVEQGNLMPIKEWLTLHIYQYGKLQKPAEIIRNVTGEGLDARYLTDYLERKFKHIYRL, from the coding sequence ATGGTCGACCAAACGCTAAAAAATGTGCTTGCCGGATTTCATGATTTGCAGGCAAAAATAAAAAGTTACGAAGAAGCCATTGCGTTGATGGAATGGGATTTGCGCACCGGTGCGCCGAAAAAAGGAGTGGAAGGGCGGTCGGAAGTAATCGGGCAGCTATCCGCGGAAATGTTCCGCTTAACCGTATCTGGCGAAATGGGCGGATATCTTGACAGGTTGGCGGAGCCGGAAACGAACGCCGGCCTTACGGAAATAGACCGCCGCGCCGTCGCGGAACTGAAGCGGGAATACAGCTACAACAAAAAAATTCCGCCGGAGAAATACCAGGCGTACGTCGTTTTAAAAGCGCAAGCGGAATCGGTGTGGGAAGACGCCAAGCGCAACTCCGATTTTGCCGCTTTCAAGCCTTATCTGGAAAAAATCGTGGCCATGAAGCAGGAGTTTGTGGAGTTGTGGGGTTATGAGGGAAACAAATATAATACGCTTTTGGACATGTACGAACCCGGAATGACGGTTGCGGAACTGGATCGCGTGTTTCAAACCGTCCGGGAAAAAACCGTGCCGCTCGTTTCCGCCATAAAAGACGCCAGGGACAAACCGGATACGGCTTTTTTGCGTAAACCTTACGACAAAGCGAAACAGCGGGAATTCTGTTTGTTTATCATGAAGCAGATGGGCTTTGATTTTACGGCAGGCAGATTGGACGAAAGCGTGCATCCGTTTGCGACTGGTCTGAACCCCGGAGATGTGCGGATTACGACCCATTTTAAACCGCAGGATATAACGTTTGCGCTGTTCGGCACCATTCATGAAACCGGCCACGCCTTGTACGAGCAAAATATTTCCCCGAACCTGCGCGGCACGGTGCTTTCCGCCGGCGCCTCAATGGGCATTCACGAATCGCAATCCCGCTTCTGGGAAAATATGATCGGGGCCAGCCTCCCGTTTTGGCGGCGGTACTTCGGCGATTTGCAAAAGCTGTTTCCGGAGCAGTTGTCCGGGGTCAGCGTGGAACAGTTTTACCGCGCGGTGAACGCGGCAACGCCGTCTTTGATTCGCATCGAAGCCGATGAATTGACATACAATCTGCATATTATGGTGCGTTATGAGTTGGAAAAAGCGCTCATAAACGGGGAACTGCAAGTCGCCGATCTGCCTGCGGCATGGAACGCCAAATATACGGAATATTTGGGCGTTACGCCCCAAAATGACGCGGAAGGGGTGCTGCAGGACGTGCACTGGTCCGGCGGCGATTTCGGCTATTTTCCGTCCTATGCGCTCGGCAACATGTACGCCGCGCAAATCATGCACACGTTGCGAAAAGCGATTCCGGACCTTGATACGCTTGTGGAACAAGGGAATCTCATGCCGATCAAAGAGTGGCTGACACTGCACATTTACCAATACGGCAAGTTGCAAAAACCGGCGGAAATTATCCGGAACGTAACCGGCGAAGGGCTTGATGCGCGTTATTTGACGGATTACCTGGAGCGGAAGTTCAAGCATATTTACCGTTTGTAA
- a CDS encoding iron-sulfur cluster biosynthesis family protein has translation MHIEMSSSALSRLREQLADKTGYLKLVYDTDNCCAVNGIAQLWLVAEPGADDIVQDGEIPIMHEHEQEIFFEDDLQLDYSEKNRCYILKSNQQIYHPTLSIIDKRTDRILQG, from the coding sequence ATGCATATCGAAATGAGCAGTTCAGCATTAAGCCGCCTGCGGGAACAGCTTGCGGATAAAACGGGATACCTGAAGCTGGTTTATGATACGGACAACTGCTGCGCGGTAAACGGCATCGCCCAGTTATGGCTGGTTGCGGAGCCGGGAGCCGATGACATCGTGCAAGACGGGGAAATTCCCATCATGCACGAACATGAGCAGGAAATTTTTTTTGAGGACGATTTGCAACTGGATTACAGTGAGAAAAACCGCTGCTATATTCTGAAAAGCAATCAGCAAATCTACCATCCGACGCTGTCGATCATCGATAAGCGGACCGACCGCATTTTACAAGGGTAA
- a CDS encoding DUF309 domain-containing protein: MTEPHAEHTVRYPEAYLEYLVLYHADRDYFNCHEVLEEFWQANKTGDLAAAWLGLIQIAVAQYHERRGNCAGALKMLASAIRNLRAEDVERLGINRSLLSELAHRHAAVAAKLAASGPSPAEANEFRDLDLPLQDTELLRLCREKCRLAGKAWLSPSDMANRDIVDKHVRRDRTEVVAERAAELAKRRALRGKPAP; the protein is encoded by the coding sequence GTGACGGAGCCGCATGCGGAACATACGGTCCGGTATCCCGAAGCGTATTTGGAATATCTTGTGTTGTACCATGCGGATCGGGATTATTTTAATTGCCATGAAGTGCTGGAGGAGTTTTGGCAGGCGAACAAAACCGGCGACCTGGCCGCGGCCTGGCTCGGATTGATACAAATCGCGGTGGCGCAATATCATGAGCGGCGGGGCAATTGCGCGGGGGCGCTGAAGATGCTGGCGAGCGCAATCCGCAACTTGCGCGCGGAAGACGTGGAGCGTCTCGGGATCAATCGCTCGCTGCTATCCGAACTGGCGCACAGACACGCCGCGGTGGCGGCAAAGTTGGCGGCGTCCGGGCCAAGCCCCGCTGAAGCAAACGAGTTTCGCGATCTTGATCTGCCTTTGCAAGATACGGAATTGCTGCGTTTATGCCGGGAAAAATGCCGGCTCGCGGGAAAAGCGTGGCTTTCGCCCAGCGATATGGCAAATCGGGACATCGTGGATAAGCATGTGCGCCGCGACCGTACCGAAGTGGTGGCCGAGCGGGCGGCCGAATTGGCCAAGCGGCGGGCGTTGCGGGGAAAACCCGCGCCATAA